The following coding sequences are from one Salvelinus namaycush isolate Seneca chromosome 23, SaNama_1.0, whole genome shotgun sequence window:
- the LOC120018915 gene encoding extracellular calcium-sensing receptor-like, producing MEKPEACPMPPHPLRGSFWFPSDPRCSRLSIDRYPWGDKSYLTGGDLRGGGGSQPQSKLQQCRLMAAPSALPMLQREGDVMLGGLFSLHDMVLQPDLSFTSKPASTRCTGFNFRTFRWMQTMMFAIEEINREDHLLPNFTLGYKIYDSCSTPYHALRASVELMGGEGEGEVEGGFCHGQVPVVIGDGGSTLSLVVARFLGVFRVPQVSYFSSCACLSNKAEFPAFLRTMPSDFFQVDALVQLVQHFSWKWVGVVAGDDAYGRGGAQIFSEKVQKLGACMALHEIIPKNHAEGAMASIVARIRSSGTGVVLVFALEQDAGALFDEALRQGLTGGSMGFAIRRAVHIPGLQEFLLRLHPSSPDASKDPFLRPFWEEVFRCSLQGDGGGDSQGVKPLCSGSEDLGSVRNIYSDVSQLRISYNVYKAVYAIAHALHAMRSCETGRGPFPLHACPNTDSVQPWQLLHYLKQVEFSNSFGDETKFDVNGDPVAVYDLVNWQLGAEGQVEFVTVGRFDETTSLGRKKLYIQKTDIIWNGNQTTVPLSVCSSSCHPGTRRAIRPHFPICCFDCVVCTAGEISNQTDAIECVRCLPEFWSNEECTACIPKQVDFLSYGDTMGIALLSVALLGSFCTATVVLIFACHRATPIVRANNSELSFLLLFSLTLCFLCSLTFIGRPSEWSCMLRHTAFGITFVLCISCVLGKTIVVLMAFRATLPASNVMKLFGPPQQRAFISLCTLVQVVICAVWLAVSPPSPRRLMTRESACVILLCDEGSALGFCLVLGYIGLLASLCLLLAFLARKLPDNFNEAKYITFSMLIFCAVWISFIPAYVSSPGKYSTATEVFAILGSSFGLLTCLFLPKCYIILLKPEKNNRKHLMAKSAPDKTF from the exons ATGCTCTCGTCTTTCCATTGACCGGTATCCCTGGGGAGATAAGAGCTATCTGACAGGAGGTGATctgagaggagggggaggcagTCAG CCTCAGTCCAAGCTTCAGCAGTGTAGACTGATGGCGGCTCCCTCTGCCCTGCCTATGCTACAGAGGGAGGGGGATGTGATGCTAGGGGGCCTTTTCTCCCTCCATGACATGGTGCTGCAGCCTGACCTCTCCTTCACCTCCAAACCAGCCAGCACACGCTGCACCGG GTTTAACTTCCGGACATTCCGCTGGATGCAGACCATGATGTTCGCCATCGAGGAGATCAACAGAGAAGATCATCTGCTCCCCAACTTCACTCTGGGATATAAGATATATGATTCGTGCAGTACTCCTTACCACGCCTTGAGGGCTTCTGTGGAACTGATGGGGGGAGaaggggaaggagaggtggaggggggatTCTGTCATGGCCAGGTTCCGGTGGTCATCGGGGATGGAGGCTCCACTCTGTCTCTGGTGGTTGCTCGCTTCCTGGGAGTCTTCAGAGTACCTCAG gtcAGTTATTTCTCTAGCTGTGCATGTCTCAGTAACAAGGCAGAGTTCCCAGCCTTCCTCAGGACCATGCCCAGTGACTTCTTCCAG GTCGATGCTCTGGTGCAGCTCGTCCAGCACTTCAGCTGGAAATGGGTGGGTGTGGTTGCCGGGGACGATGCATATGGTCGTGGGGGAGCACAAATATTTTCTGAGAAG GTGCAGAAGCTCGGTGCCTGCATGGCCCTCCATGAAATCATCCCCAAAAACCACGCGGAGGGGGCCATGGCCTCCATCGTTGCCCGTATTCGGTCCTCCGGGACTGGGGTGGTTCTGGTGTTTGCCCTGGAGCAGGATGCTGGAGCTTTGTTTGACGAGGCCCTGCGGCAGGGTCTGACAGGG GGCTCCATGGGCTTTGCCATCCGCCGAGCTGTGCACATCCCTGGACTACAGGAGTTCCTGCTGCGTCTCCACCCCTCCAGCCCAGACGCCTCCAAGGACCCGTTCCTACGCCCTTTCTGGGAGGAGGTGTTTAGGTGTAGCCTGCAGGGTGATGGGGGTGGAGATAGTCAGGGGGTTAAACCTCTGTGCTCTGGGTCTGAGGACCTGGGCAGTGTCCGGAATATCTACTCTGACGTGTCTCAGTTGAGGATATCCTATAATGTGTACAAGGCTGTGTACGCCATCGCCCACGCACTGCATGCTATGAGGAGCTGTGAGACAGGAAGAGGACCTTTTCCTCTGCATGCCTGCCCAAATACTGACAGCGTACAGCCATGGCAG CTCCTGCACTACCTGAAGCAGGTGGAGTTCTCTAACTCTTTTGGTGATGAGACTAAGTTTGATGTGAACGGGGATCCAGTGGCTGTGTATGACCTGGTGAACTGGCAGTTAGGGGCAGAGGGCCAGGTAGAGTTTGTCACAGTGGGGAGGTTTGACGAGACTACCAGCCTGGGCAGGAAGAAACTATACATCCAGAAAACGGACATCATCTGGAATGGAAACCAGACGACA GTCCCTCTGTCAGTATGCAGTAGCAGCTGTCATCCAGGCACTCGGAGGGCCATCAGGCCTCACTTCCCTATCTGCTGCTTTGACTGTGTGGTCTGTACAGCAGGGGAGATTAGCAATCAGACAG ATGCTATAGAGTGTGTTCGCTGCCTACCTGAGTTCTGGTCCAATGAGGAGTGTACAGCCTGCATCCCCAAGCAGGTTGACTTCCTGTCCTACGGTGACACAATGGGTATCGCTCTGCTCTCCGTGGCCCTCCTGGGGTCCTTCTGCACTGCCACAGTCGTCCTCATATTCGCCTGTCACCGCGCCACCCCCATTGTCAGGGCCAACAACTCTGAGCTGAGCTTCCTGCTGCTCTTCTCCTTGACTCTGTGTTTTCTGTGTTCTCTTACTTTCATTGGCCGGCCCTCTGAGTGGTCCTGTATGCTGCGTCACACAGCGTTTGGCATCACCTTCGTCCTCTGCATCTCTTGTGTTCTGGGGAAAACAATAGTGGTGTTGATGGCCTTCAGGGCTACACTTCCAGCCAGTAATGTCATGAAATTGTTTGGGCCTCCACAGCAGAGAGCCTTCATCTCACTCTGTACTCTGGTCCAG GTGGTGATCTGTGCTGTGTGGCTGGCTGTTTCCCCTCCCAGCCCACGCAGACTGATGACACGTGAGAGTGCCTGTGTCATCCTCCTATGTGATGAGGGCTCAGCCCTGGGCTTCTGCCTTGTGCTGGGATACATCGGCCTGCtggcctccctctgtctcctcttagCCTTCCTGGCCAGGAAACTACCAGACAACTTCAACGAGGCCAAGTACATCACCTTCAGCATGCTGATCTTCTGTGCCGTGTGGATCTCCTTCATCCCTGCCTACGTCAGCTCTCCTGGGAAGTACTCCACGGCCACGGAGGTGTTCGCCATCCTGGGCTCCAGTTTCGGCCTGCTGACCTGCCTCTTCCTGCCCAAATGTTACATCATTCTGCTGAAGCCTGAGAAGAACAACAGGAAACACCTCATGGCCAAGTCTGCACCTGACAAGACATTCTAG